In a single window of the Gossypium hirsutum isolate 1008001.06 chromosome A13, Gossypium_hirsutum_v2.1, whole genome shotgun sequence genome:
- the LOC107940185 gene encoding receptor-like protein kinase FERONIA, whose product MKKITNSNPSWPSLVSLLLLSFLFNSWTCLAIDQVILDCGFAGNSSFNGKTWVGDATFFPAYSFHAGTTIGNVVSNETGEVPVNPYSTARFFPSSFTYSFPMSPGLKFIRLHFYPTSYSGIRKISEAEFSVTAGDYTLLNSFKPSVMATTLKSPYVTKDYFFNLKKPIVNITFAPSLEDSDSFAFVNGIEIYSMPLKLSDYGVNGTSSNATEILYRINVGVNSQNEPFWNGLDDQYLQGSINGTLIEAYDDHIDYNKSPWTLSEYGAPWDLYSKARTIGGSDEAANMGYNLTWTFSIDSGFSYIVRLHFCEIQLFVTEVNQRVFKVYINNKTVESSLDIVAMAGGPLVAMHKDYTITVPESKGGTELWLALQPNVDSNPKLADVILNGIEIMKLSDTRNNLAAHVLQVENEDRSGSIPTSNIFLGMVIGLVVGISAVSLIAYMLSHWFLLRYDVNVRKASSLICKSSEYSRKFPLEEIKAATNNFSEARLLGYGGFGKVYEGLLDDGITKVAVKRKNPESNQGLQEFKTEVELLSSFRHMNIVSLLGYCEEESELILVYDYMANGTLRDHLYQTQNPPLSWTRRLKICIGAARGLHYLHTGTEHSIIHRDIKSTNILLDQEWVAKVSDFGLSKVGKISGSNRSQISPGPKGTFGYLDPEYGRNRTLTRKSDVYSFGVVLFEVLCARPAVNPEPNEDDQTKVSLARWALHCYGSEKIDLLIEPYLRGKIKSECLVTFVEIAVRCLASRQMDRPSISDVLGKLEQALVLQENAVDDLNVQIKDA is encoded by the coding sequence ATGAAGAAGATTACCAATTCGAACCCTTCATGGCCATCACTTGTTTCTCTTCTTCTCCTCAGCTTCTTGTTCAATTCCTGGACTTGTTTAGCTATTGACCAGGTAATTCTTGACTGCGGATTTGCGGGAAACTCATCTTTTAATGGTAAAACTTGGGTAGGGGATGCAACTTTTTTCCCAGCTTATTCTTTTCACGCGGGGACCACCATTGGCAATGTGGTCTCTAATGAAACCGGCGAGGTTCCGGTGAATCCATACTCAACCGCACgtttctttccttcttctttcaCCTATAGTTTCCCTATGTCCCCTGGTCTCAAATTTATCCGCCTCCATTTCTACCCTACTTCTTACAGTGGTATAAGAAAAATCTCCGAGGCCGAGTTCTCTGTCACCGCCGGCGATTACACTTTGTTAAACAGCTTTAAACCTTCTGTAATGGCAACCACTTTGAAATCACCTTATGTCACTAAAGATTATTTCTTCAACTTAAAGAAACCCATTGTCAATATCACCTTCGCTCCATCACTAGAGGATTCAGATTCTTTCGCCTTTGTAAATGGGATAGAGATTTACTCAATGCCCCTCAAACTCTCTGATTATGGAGTGAATGGAACTTCCAGTAATGCTACTGAGATACTTTACAGAATCAATGTAGGGGTTAACTCACAGAACGAGCCGTTTTGGAATGGGCTAGATGACCAATACCTTCAGGGTTCAATAAATGGGACTCTCATTGAAGCATATGACGATCATATTGACTACAATAAAAGCCCTTGGACGTTAAGTGAGTATGGAGCACCTTGGGATCTGTACAGCAAAGCAAGGACAATTGGTGGTAGCGACGAGGCTGCCAACATGGGCTACAACCTGACATGGACATTTTCTATTGACTCAGGCTTTTCGTATATTGTTAGGCTTCATTTCTGCGAGATTCAGCTTTTTGTGACAGAAGTGAATCAGAGAGTGTTCAAGGTGTATATCAACAACAAGACAGTGGAAAGCAGCTTGGATATAGTTGCTATGGCAGGTGGTCCTTTGGTTGCAATGCATAAGGACTATACCATCACGGTTCCGGAATCCAAAGGAGGAACTGAACTATGGCTTGCCTTGCAGCCTAACGTTGATTCAAATCCAAAGCTTGCTGATGTAATCCTAAATGGAATTGAGATCATGAAGTTGAGTGATACAAGAAACAATCTTGCAGCTCATGTACTTCAAGTGGAGAATGAAGACAGAAGTGGGAGTATTCCAACATCTAACATCTTCCTGGGAATGGTTATCGGTCTTGTCGTTGGAATTTCTGCAGTCTCTTTGATAGCCTATATGTTATCTCATTGGTTTTTGCTACGTTATGATGTAAACGTTAGGAAAGCAAGTAGCCTAATCTGTAAATCTTCAGAGTATAGCCGTAAATTTCCCTTGGAAGAGATAAAAGCCGCCACTAACAATTTCAGTGAAGCTCGTCTGCTCGGTTACGGCGGTTTCGGGAAGGTTTACGAGGGCCTGCTTGACGATGGGATCACCAAAGTGGCAGTTAAGCgcaaaaatcccgagtccaatCAAGGACTTCAAGAGTTCAAAACTGAAGTCGAATTGCTCTCCAGTTTTCGTCACATGAACATTGTGTCATTGCTGGGTTATTGTGAAGAAGAAAGCGAGCTTATTTTGGTGTATGATTACATGGCTAATGGAACTCTACGTGATCATCTCTACCAGACCCAAAATCCACCACTTTCTTGGACTCGAAGGCTCAAGATATGCATCGGTGCTGCCCGTGGATTACACTACCTCCACACGGGCACCGAGCATTCCATCATTCACCGAGACATCAAATCAACAAACATACTCCTGGATCAGGAATGGGTGGCCAAAGTGTCGGATTTTGGCCTTTCGAAAGTAGGCAAGATTTCAGGTTCCAACAGGAGCCAAATCAGTCCCGGACCAAAGGGTACTTTTGGATATTTGGACCCTGAGTATGGCAGAAACAGAACATTAACTCGCAAGTCGGATGTTTACTCATTTGGTGTGGTTTTATTTGAAGTATTATGTGCAAGACCAGCTGTTAATCCTGAGCCAAACGAGGATGACCAGACCAAGGTAAGCTTGGCTAGATGGGCTCTTCATTGCTATGGAAGTGAAAAGATTGATCTCTTGATTGAACCATACCTAAGAGGAAAGATAAAGTCCGAGTGTCTTGTGACATTTGTGGAAATTGCAGTGAGGTGCCTGGCTAGTAGGCAAATGGATCGGCCGTCAATAAGTGATGTACTCGGTAAACTCGAACAGGCATTGGTGTTGCAGGAGAATGCTGTTGATGACCTTAATGTCCAAATCAAAGATGCATGA